From Dendropsophus ebraccatus isolate aDenEbr1 chromosome 2, aDenEbr1.pat, whole genome shotgun sequence, a single genomic window includes:
- the NXPH1 gene encoding neurexophilin-1, which produces MQAVYCISALLLHSTLHLVICANITGGGKLGSLKSGGSISTLKHIWTESNKDLSISRLLSQTFRGKENQTSLDMRYDTPEPYTEQELWEWLRNSTDLQGPRSRSKRRPIVKTGKFKKMFGWGDFHSNIKTVKLNLLITGKIVDHGNGTFSVYFRHNSTGQGNVSVSLVPPTKIVEFDLAQQTVIDAKDSKSFNCRIEYEKVDKATKNTLCNYDPSKTCYQEQTQSHVSWLCSKPFKVICIYISFYSTDYKLVQKVCPDYNYHSDTPYFPSG; this is translated from the coding sequence GTGATATGTGCAAATATAACAGGTGGTGGGAAACTTGGAAGTTTAAAATCAGGAGGCTCCATATCCACACTTAAGCATATATGGACAGAAAGTAACAAAGACTTGTCTATCAGTCGACTCCTATCACAGACTTTTCGAGGTAAAGAAAACCAAACTTCCTTGGATATGAGATATGATACGCCAGAGCCGTACACAGAGCAAGAACTCTGGGAATGGCTGAGGAACTCAACAGATCTTCAGGGGCCGCGTTCCAGGTCCAAAAGGCGGCCTATCGTCAAGACAGGGAAGTTTAAGAAAATGTTTGGCTGGGGGGATTTCCATTCCAACATCAAAACTGTAAAGTTAAATTTGTTGATAACAGGGAAAATTGTGGACCATGGCAATGGAACCTTCAGTGTCTACTTTCGGCACAACTCTACCGGTCAAGGAAATGTGTCCGTGAGCTTGGTCCCTCCTACCAAAATTGTGGAATTCGACTTGGCTCAGCAAACGGTGATCGACGCTAAAGATTCCAAGTCCTTCAATTGTCGTATCGAATATGAAAAGGTCGACAAGGCTACCAAGAACACTCTTTGCAACTATGACCCTTCAAAAACATGCTACCAGGAGCAGACCCAAAGTCATGTATCCTGGTTATGCTCCAAGCCTTTCAAAGTGATCTGTatttatatatcattttataGTACAGATTATAAACTAGTACAAAAGGTGTGTCCCGATTACAACTATCACAGTGACACGCCCTACTTCCCTTCTGGTTGA